CGTTCCACTTCGATTCAAATCTCTGTGCTGTAGATCCTGATTTTCCAATgcatttttgtattttagaaTTCTCCAAGGTTGCCGTGCGTACCGCAATTGGTTTCGTTGTGATGGGATTCGTGGGTTTCTTCGTGAAGCTTATTTTCATTCCAATTAACAACATCATCGTCGGATCTGGTTAGGTAAATTATATTACTTCACACaaaaatgatctttttttaattgttttctgTATTCCTCTTTTTGGTTACTCGGATCTCTCTGTTTATTATCTGCTCAAATCACAGATTgcgattt
The genomic region above belongs to Glycine max cultivar Williams 82 chromosome 14, Glycine_max_v4.0, whole genome shotgun sequence and contains:
- the LOC100306386 gene encoding protein transport protein Sec61 subunit gamma, which produces MDAIDSVFDPLREFAKDSVRLVKRCHKPDRKEFSKVAVRTAIGFVVMGFVGFFVKLIFIPINNIIVGSG